The Archocentrus centrarchus isolate MPI-CPG fArcCen1 chromosome 24, fArcCen1, whole genome shotgun sequence DNA segment ATGGGAATAATAATATACGGTCACATGAAGGGTTTTAATTCTGTtcattatatatatagttttatgtataaacataaataaagagTGGCTTTTGTCCTCCTCCTGCATAAAATCTAATCTGGGATCAGTCTCCAACCTGTGCCACAAAACGTGACCTGCCACGTGAGACGGCTCAGGTGGTAAACAGTCAGCTCTCAGTTTGTGGTTTGGCAGAAGCAAGAGGAAAACTTCCTGTCACTTAAAGCAACAGCTGTGACAATAAGCTGATGGCCCAGAACTTAATTTGGTTTTCTCAGTTTATGGTGGTTGCTTATCATGTTCTGTATTTGAAAAGCATGAGTTAATTGAGGGTGTTTTGTATGCACATCTAATGCTGTTTTAAAACCAGACTCACAGCGCTGCATGATGACACGTGacccacataaaaaaaatatttcaaagagagaaagaaaatgacttCAATTGTTTTAGTCATTTTAGTCATCTGAcggtgttttcactttttcatgaTGAGAGTAAGAGTGAAACACTGGGGTCATCGCTGTGCGTGTCTGGGAAATTTGaatataatgatttttttctccactctcAGAAGTAgtcacatttgtcctttgttaGTTTTTGGACTGTTGAATGTTGGTTCCTGAATACTTTGTACTGAATAAATGATGATTCTTTtcatttactgtttttattaacaaaacaatACTTTCCAAACTATGAGAAACTAACCAGATGTGGTATTGGCAACCTGTCCAAAGTGTAACCTGACTTTCACCCAGTGATAAttggacaggctccagcccccctgcaacctgGATTCAGGTAAGTGCAAAGAAACTGATGATGAACTTCTGGGACTGTGATAATTGTATCCACAATCACACAACTGAAATATGAATCTGATAATAGGCATTCATCCTGCACTCAATGCATAACTCAGATATACAGGTTGTGCATGACTGCATGTATCACAGCAGATATACAAAACCTGCTGTATTAACTGGGGGAATGGGGGTTTCTTGTAGGGAGTTAATTTATTGTTTCAGTGGGTCCCCCCCCTCTGTGTTGTCAACAGTTGGGTCAGCCCAAGAACTACATTGATAGTTGAGTGATAGTTCTGTTTAGTTAACCTCTTCTATGGCCATAAATTAACAAAGCAAACATCCACAAAAACCAACATAGAATTGATCTCTACATTGTATGGaacatgtttgggatcatgTATGTTTTAACCTGTAAAGAACAGGAAAACAAGTTTCCCTCTTCCTTCTGCATGCCAGAAAACTGAGACCTGACTATTTAGCACCTGAGCTGTCTCACCTGGCAGGCCACGCCCCCCTTTTGGAATCACCTTGAATCTGACCCCAAATATGATTTTTCCAGAATCTGCACAGAATCTGAACTACCAAATAGTTCCCTACTCCTCCTAACCCAGTCCTTAGGCTAAGGCTAGGTTATAGGCTGTGATTTTATATAGCTTACTAATTATTCTCTGCAACAGTTTTCATAGCTCTAAAAATCTGTGCATGGACTTGAGCTGTTTTTGAAGTCTTCTCTCCCTTGTCATGTTGGCAAAATAAAGACTGTATAAGACTGAATTCAGACTCTATACACCAAAGGAAGATTTTTTAAAAGGCTTATTGAGAGACAACAAGAACTAGAGCAGAGCCGAGTCATGGTTAACTCAGGGATTTACTGCCATGagctttgtgttgtgttatcGAAGACTGAGGCAGGTGGAGCAGGATGAGTATGGTGAAAATAGTCTTATTTGTGAATGGAGTGGTTTATCTGGAATCCAAATGAAGGAGGAAGTCACTAATACAGATATTAATTCGCAGAAACAGAATGCATAAGGAGAGCTTGATTACCACCACTCAGGTAACGACTATCTTCTTTGTCCTTTTGCCCTTCGCAGTTGCATGAATTGTTGCCTTGCTGGCCTGACCACTTGTACATGCTCTGCCAGCTGTCAAGAGAATTGGAGCTTTGTTTGTTGTGTCCTGGTGTTAAATAAATTCACTATTTGATCAATAATGACAAAACTGATAAGTGTTCTGTTTAGTAGCTGATTGGTGTGTCCAGGGTGAACAGATGAAACTAAATTTCACTGAGAACTTATATGTTATCTCTCTTACATTGAAGATGCCTGGGCCTTCAGGCTTTAATGTTTATTcacaataaagtttaaattaacCGAACAAAaactaacacatttcaacacGTGTTGCAGTGAGGATTAAATGAGAGAAGAGCCATAATACAGTGAACAGAATGTTGGCTTGCAGACTGTAGAATGTGGACAGAAAGGTCAGATTATGGAACAAGTGAGTCTGATTGTTATGGTGAAAGTTTGGGGTTGAGGCTCGACACAGGCATTGACATTCACTACAACACCAAGAAATCATGCTTCTGCTTTTAACAAACCATGTCCAGTGCCGCTTTTGAATTttcacaaatacattttattttaaactgtctACTAATCACATTTGTAACATATGTCATAGATTGCACAAAATCATATTGTGAGCTGTCTTTGATTACTGACAAATCAGCATGGGTATTAACATTTAAAAGACATTCTTATAGTCAGCAGCACGTTGTAGGAGTTCAAGATCCTGCTCTGTTTTTCACATAAGGTCTTCAGTGTTACATAACATGATCTAGCGCCTTTGTATGCCCAGAACTGCATGTCCCACCCCTATAAAATCAGACATACCACAGTCCTGTTTGCAGGATCAAAGTGTGGCTCTTCACAGGGATCATTCAGACTTTCATCATGATTTTTCAAGTTGTTTTTGACTATATGAATTTTACAAGTTGGGTGTCattcatttttgtcttgttaATTTTGTTTGATCTGATAAAAAACCGCAGGCCTCACAACTTTCCACCAGGACCCTGGGCTTTGCCTCTCCTAGGAAATGTTTTCACAGGAGTTGACTTCAAATCAGTGGGGAAGGTGAGCTTAAAAGTATCACTTTTACACTACATGCATGCATTTGTTTCAGCAGATCTTAACAGGGATGCTTGAGCCTGGTCCACATGATGTGCACAAGAAATAGCAAAAATGCATCTTTAAAGATTTTTAGTCATCACTGTCACACGTCCATAATTTGAGAGGAGTAGTTTCTGTGGGGAATTTATGAACTTCAGAGTcttgaaaaaatgtatttttcattgcCTACCTACTGAAGGCATCAAAGGAATATCCAAGTGTTCGTGAAACATTTCTCCAACAAATTTTTTCTACATGCAGCTGGCTGAGAAGTATGGTCCTGTGTTCAGTGTGAAGAGAGGCAGTGAGAGGATGGTGTACGTCACGGGATACAAGATGGTCAAAGAGGCTCTCGTTAATCAGCTGGACAGCTTTGTCGATCGACCAGTTCTCCCTCTCTTCCATACTATCTATAACGGCCTTGGTGAGTACATGAACCTAGAAACTACCAAATATACAATCAACAATCTGTATCTGAGGTTGGGGCGCCGTGTAAAATGtacaaacaaaattcaaaaacaaatgggataccctttaaagaaatattttttaaaatgtcacattaatgtcacatatttttttttttttatttggggggggggggtatatgtATGCAGAGACTGTTAGTTATTCTATATAATTTTTCAAAGGTATATCTCTGAGCAATGGTTACCTGTGGAGGAAGCAGAGGAATTTTGCCAACACTCACCTGCGTTATTTTGGAGAGGGCAGAAAGTCACTGGAGAAGTACATTGAAGTGGAGTGCCACTTCCTTTGTGAAGCTTTCAAAGAGGAACAAGGCAGTAGACTGCAGGAATTCAGTTGAGTAAAGTGTGttgtgcaaaaaaaatttttaagtaTGATTTGTCATGACTTGGTTTTGACATATTCCCAGGAAGACCATTCAACCCCCACTACACCATAACAAATTCAGTGAGTAATGTGATCTGCTGTGTGGTCTTCGGACATCGCTTTGAATACAGTGATCCAAGTTATCGCAAGATTCTGGAGCTGGACAATGAAGCTATTGTGCTTGCTGGCTCAGCACAGGCACAGGTATTCCTTGTGTAAACTGTTATGTTGTGATAATAAAACAAGCTGTGTTGGTGTATTACTGATCTGAGAACGTGTCATCATCAACAGCTGCTTGATGTCTTTCCTGGCATCATGAAGTACCTGCCAGGACCTCACCAGACTATCCAAAACCACTACAGAGAGATCATGGAGTTCTTGAATAAGGAAATAGGAAGTCACCAGGAGGACTTGAACCCTGAAGACCCTCGTGATTTTATTGATGCGTATCTGTCAGAGATGGAGAGGGTAGCAAAGACATTTCTAGCAAAGCTTGTGAATCATATTAACAATGATATACATTTGCATTAGAATAATTAAAATAGTTAGATGCTTTGAAATTCCACCTGATCAAGAGATCCTTTAGTGGCCAGAAGGAACACAAAGATAAAAATTAATGTAAGTCAGATTCCTCACTCTGACTTCAGTGAGATTATGAGAACCTCTGctgtataaaaacataaaacagatgAGTGCAGTgagtatgtatgtatacatttGAGGATTTTCTTTCACAGTTAGGGGCCCTGCACTCCTATACAGACATTCCCAGTAAACAAAGTCATAACGATCAAGACAAGCAAACAGTTTAAAATGTCAGTTACATTTAGAACTAAGCACGTGAAGCTGTAAAGAAATCTGAGCACAGAAAGACACAGGTGTCCCATGTTAATGTGcaacgtaaaaaaaaaaggataagacATAAATGCCACATTGTACTTAAGTCAGTGCAGCTAGTGTGAAACAAAGTAAAGTTACAAAATCGGGAAATGCAGACACAAGAATAAACTTGACACAGGGTAATAGagcaagagaaagagacagaaaggctAAGAAAACAACTAAACTCTAATGCAACCAAAAACTGGAGCTAAGAGTAAAGAATACTAAAGAACATACATGGAGATAACAATGTAATCAATAAACAAATTAAGTACCAGACAgagaatgctaaaaaaaaaaacaggaatttaAAAGTCCCCAAACTAAAAACTACTCTCTGAAAATCATTAGCCtcatagcataattgcctaagtcacattttggccaaattgagaTACCTGGCTAATTCTACTTTGCTAACactgtagattcatttagataaGATATCTCAATTTGGCCAAATATGACTGAGGCGATTATGCTATGAGGCTAACGATATGTGACTGGGAGAGCAAGAGCTACAATTTCTCTGGAAAATGTACAAACCTGCTGTAGAATAATATATTTGGTATTACTGTAAATTAGCCAATATCAGCTCAGCACTGTGGATAATGTCAGTATTTCTCTCTTACATTAGAAAAAACTGGATCCCCAGGCTGGCTTCAACACTGAAACGCTGCTGTTATGCACCCTTGACCTGTTTGAAGCTGGAACAGAAACAACGGCCAACACTCTACGCTGGGCCCTGGTATTCATGATGACCTACCCAGACATACAGGGTGAGAGTCAACACTGATGTATTCCCGTTTATCCATGATGACCACTGAACTCCTTGTTTTAGTTGTTGCTGTGcttacattttcagagaaagTCCAGGCAGAGCTAGACAGAGTGATAGGACAGTCACGCCAGCCCACCTTAGCTGACAGACCCAACCTGCCCTACACTGATGCTGTTATTCATGAGGTCCAGAGGTTTGGAAATATTGCTCCCCTAGGATTTCCAAGAAGCGCCAGCAAAGACACAACACTGGGAGGATACTTCATTCCTAAAGTAAGGGACTATTTACCTAATTCACCCAGATATAATTATTTATAAACAGCTAATATCAAAAATATCTTATAACTCCTTTTCAGGGCACTGCTGCTACTATGATTCTTGCATCTGTGCTGTTTGACAAGAATGAGTGGGAGACTCCAGATGTCTTCAATCCTGAGCATTTCTTGGATTCACAGGGCCAGTTTCGAAAAAGAGATGCCTTCTTACCATTTTCAGCAGGTCCTTTTCAATCTACTTTTAGCTCATTATCAACAATCATCAAAGTTCCCATTTGACTGCCACCAAATGCAAAAGGCAAATACTTCTGTTTTCCCCACAGGTAAACGTATGTGTCTTGGTGAGCCCCTGGCCAAAATGGAGACGTTCCTTTTCTTTGCGTCTGTCCTCCAACGCTTCACCTTCACTCCTGTTCCTGGAGAAATGCCCAGCTTGGATGGTGTGTTGGGCTTCACTCATACCCCTCAGGAGTTCAGGATGATGGCTGTGCCTCGCTGATGCCATTCCACATCAATAACTTGAAGCTACACAAATTTTTATCAGCATACTAGAAATCTACAGAGAAGCAAAAATATAACATTCTGGCTTGCAACTGAAAAAGACATGCAGCTTTCTTAATGCAAGTCTcttatcatttctttaaataataTTCAGGAATAGCTCTTCCCACCTCTTGAAAAACATTCAGTGCTCTTTCAGGTCAATCTATCACAGTGAGACCATTCCACTGAGGCCGTTTCTGTTCCACAAACAGTAAATGGAGCAGCTgcagggccagatgcatctctctggtgccatgtcaggtctttgctggactttttcatatttcttaaggacatgactgtcagatactgttcatctgctgtagatagttttgtATCTACTTTGTATCTTAATGGGTAGTAACAGCTAAAATGTAAGCATGTTTCTATCCTCCTTTTAATGAACACATTAAGAGACAAAACAATTACATACTATGCAGTAATGGATATAATTTTGTAGTTGGCTTGCATGGACTTAGGTGTTGTCTAAAGGTCTTCAGTTAATCAACTCTACCAGGAAATATGAAGAATATGTCACTGATGTATCAAAGCCACAATTTTAACCTTGAAAGAAAAGGGTTATTATGCTACAAAATCAATAATGCCACACTGAAAGTTGAGCCCTGTATTGTTTTGGTTGTGTTAATTACAGAGAGAACCCAACAGTGgtggcagtgggaaggaaaaactcccttttaacatgaacaaacctccggcagaaccagggtctgggaggggcagccatctgccacgactggctggggctgaggggagagagacaggacaaaagacacgctgtTGAATAAGGGCATCCAGCAGAGTGCCGTGGCAAGTCTTTGGCATAGCAAAACTAGATGTTGAGAAAATAGTCACACTAAAATATTCATTCAGGTGTTACAATTTACATTGAGAGCATTTTGTATTCTAATCTAATGATTCATTTAAAAAGTGCCATGATGAACCTGTTGGCTTTACATTTTACTTAGTAATTTTGTTTTGAACTAATAAGCAGAGTGCATCACATGGGATATTTAGCATTGCTGGTTTCACCAATCTGCACTCTGTAAATCAGATTTATTCAGTATGTTAAGCCTTTTGTGGAACCCACATTCTGataacaaaaatgtaataaataataattcactatttgttttttcaataaACACTAAAAAACTAACAGCCATTCTGTTAGCTCTGTATGTGGCTTGTTTTTGCTGATGGTGACATCTGACTAAAACTTGAGCCTCTCAGAGTTGCTTGCTTTGTATCCTGGCTATTATGAAGCTCCTTGTAGGACTCAGCACATGACCAACCCTGGGTATCATCAGTGAAGCCCAGGTCAGATTCTCTGTGTTgttcaaacatgaaaaatagaTATTATTAAAGAATATTAACAAAATTAGCTATTTGTGAAGTGCCATAAATACAATGCTGTTGTTCATATACAGTCACCCTCTTTCAATTTTCAAGGATTTACGTATcaggacaaaataaaaaaaataaaaaagtctgGTCCTCAACAGGTCGTAAATTTAGGTAAATACAACTTCAGATGAAAAATAGATCATTATATGCAATaactttattttacaaaaattaagtgaaatgtgaaaaattagGAACACTCCATGGAGATTAAGAGAGTAACTGGCAGCCTCtctaaaagcagatgtttttttttttcaatttgctGGTCTGGTGCATTCAGGTAGGTATTAACACGATGCTGTGAAACGAGCACAAACAGCAGCTAGTGGTTCTTGtgctttatgttattttatttattattttttccctctgtcATAAAACTGCTTATCAAATCTTGCTCTCAAAGGGCCAAGTAGATATTTAGCAATGATGAATTAGCTGCCTCAAGTTCTGCCCTGATAATCAACATAAAAGAATGTGTGAACTCCAAGTAGGcttatttgaaaaacaaacaaaaaaaaagaggtcacaTTCACTTCAGTGTCTGaatgtacatttttaattaaaaagatttttttagtgtcagtttttttttttaatatgtttttccCACTGGTTCTGCTCATACAGTAGACTCATCCTAAATTTCCctccagacacacaaacaaacaagtttGTGAATGTGATCGAACTAGCACTgccaaaaacatatttaatataaGGCATAAAATGAGTTTTTTGGAGCTCATTCAACAGTATGAAGAATGTGTTTGGCCCTTCATCTAATTGCTCATTTTCCCTCTTGAACGTGTTCCCTCACTCCCACCTGCTGTGGCCTCAGCTCTTGCTCTCCACTTCTGGCTCTGAATTTCTTGCTCTCCAGCCTGAACCTTTTCTTTGCCCCAAACCACCTTCCTCTTTATAATAAATCTCTCCTTACTTGGAAACAGCCAACCctggtttgttttgctttgtgatTCATCATTTCAGCTAAACAGTTTATAATATACTTGGAAGAAAGTAAAACCAACCATACCAAgtgcagcagcaacaaaagtctGTACTGGACTGACTGAGCTGCACAGattgtatttttaaacactATAATGGTTCAGCCCATTTTAATTCAGTGACATAAAGACAGGGAACACATGGGAGCCATACTGTATGCCAcgaaatctgctgctgtatgtAGCTAAGGAGCTTCATCTGCCCACTCAACAATTTCAGAATGGCAATCACATTGCTATGTTTGACAAGGGTAATCAACACATAAGGAATAGTGACCCCTGTTATATAATTCAGTCAATATTCTGCAAACTGTT contains these protein-coding regions:
- the LOC115774531 gene encoding cytochrome P450 2J2-like, whose amino-acid sequence is MIFQVVFDYMNFTSWVSFIFVLLILFDLIKNRRPHNFPPGPWALPLLGNVFTGVDFKSVGKLAEKYGPVFSVKRGSERMVYVTGYKMVKEALVNQLDSFVDRPVLPLFHTIYNGLGISLSNGYLWRKQRNFANTHLRYFGEGRKSLEKYIEVECHFLCEAFKEEQGRPFNPHYTITNSVSNVICCVVFGHRFEYSDPSYRKILELDNEAIVLAGSAQAQLLDVFPGIMKYLPGPHQTIQNHYREIMEFLNKEIGSHQEDLNPEDPRDFIDAYLSEMERKKLDPQAGFNTETLLLCTLDLFEAGTETTANTLRWALVFMMTYPDIQEKVQAELDRVIGQSRQPTLADRPNLPYTDAVIHEVQRFGNIAPLGFPRSASKDTTLGGYFIPKGTAATMILASVLFDKNEWETPDVFNPEHFLDSQGQFRKRDAFLPFSAGKRMCLGEPLAKMETFLFFASVLQRFTFTPVPGEMPSLDGVLGFTHTPQEFRMMAVPR